One genomic segment of Alphaproteobacteria bacterium HT1-32 includes these proteins:
- a CDS encoding winged helix DNA-binding protein produces MSDHPKEDRAPRPSVPIVSSSHLVSERASELSELEFGLFICNNAFQRWIVRCTQATGITDMNALDVMVIHTINHRARNKRLSDICFVLNIEDTHLVNYAIKKLLKAGLIDREKQGKEMYYATTKAGQEACENYRRIREDCLITAFGSTGIDGGDVGASADLLRALSGLYDQAARSATSL; encoded by the coding sequence ATGAGCGATCATCCGAAGGAAGACCGCGCACCCCGGCCCAGCGTTCCGATTGTCTCATCCTCACATCTGGTGTCGGAGCGGGCGTCGGAACTCAGTGAACTGGAATTCGGACTGTTCATCTGTAACAACGCCTTCCAGCGCTGGATCGTCCGCTGTACCCAGGCCACGGGTATCACGGACATGAATGCGCTGGACGTGATGGTCATCCACACCATCAACCACCGCGCCCGCAACAAGCGGCTGTCAGATATCTGCTTCGTGCTGAACATCGAAGACACCCATCTGGTGAACTACGCCATCAAGAAGCTGCTGAAAGCCGGGCTGATCGACCGCGAGAAACAGGGCAAGGAGATGTATTACGCCACCACGAAGGCCGGTCAGGAAGCCTGCGAAAACTATCGCCGGATTCGTGAGGACTGTCTCATCACCGCCTTCGGCTCTACCGGCATTGACGGCGGCGACGTCGGTGCCTCCGCCGACCTGCTGCGCGCCCTGTCCGGCCTGTACGATCAGGCCGCTAGATCTGCGACATCACTGTAG
- a CDS encoding 5-oxoprolinase, whose translation MDTAVRENKWQFWIDRGGTFTDLVARTPDGELRTHKLLSEDPEHYEDAAIQGIRELLGLSQSDPIPSEAVDAVKMGTTVATNALLERKGDRTALVVTRGFRDALRIGYQNRPRLFDRNIKLPEMLFETVVEVTERVTADGDVLTPLDTSALKADLQPVYDSGIRSVAILFMHGYRYTDHESAAAEIAREIGFTQVSVSHEVSPLMKLVGRGDTTVVDAYLSPILRRYVNQVARELGDVRLQFMQSNGGLTDAGLFQGKDAILSGPAGGVVGMVETAKMAGFNEIIGFDMGGTSTDVSHFAGELERSFETLVAGVRMRAPMMQIHTVAAGGGSILNFDGSRFRVGPESAGANPGPACYRRGGPLAVTDCNVMLGKIQPEHFPKVFGPDAKSPLDADVVARKFNTLAAEIKAATGDDFTSEQVAEGFLKIAVENMANAIKKISVERGYDVTEYALCCFGGAGGQHACLVADSLGMRTVYIHPFAGVLSAYGMGLADVRSLREEAVEATLDGDVAGDLDERAERLAADALRELSDQGLDGDNVYVLKRAHVRYAGTDTAIEVDYGSPAAMSAAFNEAHRQRFGFVMEDRGLLVEALTVEAVGATQSVEDPELPVNATAGDIPQLGRTRLWTDAAFHDAPIYDRAALKPGHAVPGPAVIIEPVGTTVVEPGWQAEVTSRDHLVLRRVEVKKREFAIGTDADPVMLEVFNNLFMSIAEQMGATLQNTAYSVNIKERLDFSCAIFDPDGDLVANAPHMPVHLGSMSESIKTVVRERGGSMNPGDVYVLNAPYNGGTHLPDVTVITPVFDEAGKDILLYVGSRGHQADIGGITPGSMPPDSTSVDEEGVLIDNFLLVDRGHFRETELRELLGSGPYPCRNPDQNIADLRAQIAANEKGLQELAKMVTHFGLGVVQAYMKHVQNNAEEAVRRVIGRLQDGQYTYPMDNGAVIDTKVTINREARTAIVDFSGSSKQVATNFNAPSAVARAAVLYVFRTLVDDDIPMNEGCLKPIEIIIPEGSMMNPVYPAAVVAGNVETSQAITDCLFASLGVMGAAQGTMNNFTFGNETYQYYETICGGSGAGPDFDGTTAVHTHMTNSRLTDPEVLEWRFPVLLEDFRINHGSGGGGLHKGGDGTIRRLRFLQAMNAAVLSSHRIVPPYGMAGGEPGALGVNRVERADGTVEDVPGCASVEMAPGDVFIIRTPAGGGYGVTKRQEAAE comes from the coding sequence ATGGATACGGCAGTTCGGGAAAACAAATGGCAGTTCTGGATTGATCGGGGCGGCACGTTTACCGATCTGGTGGCGCGCACGCCGGACGGTGAGTTGCGCACCCACAAGCTGCTGTCGGAAGACCCGGAGCATTATGAAGATGCCGCCATTCAGGGCATCCGCGAACTGCTCGGCCTCAGCCAGAGCGACCCGATCCCGTCTGAGGCCGTTGATGCGGTAAAAATGGGCACCACCGTCGCCACCAACGCACTGCTGGAACGCAAGGGCGACCGCACGGCGCTGGTCGTGACCCGCGGCTTCCGCGATGCCCTGCGTATCGGCTACCAGAACCGTCCCCGTCTGTTTGACCGCAATATCAAGCTGCCGGAAATGCTGTTTGAAACCGTCGTCGAAGTCACCGAACGGGTTACGGCAGACGGCGATGTGCTGACCCCGCTGGATACCAGCGCACTTAAAGCCGACCTTCAGCCGGTCTATGACAGCGGCATCCGCTCTGTCGCTATCCTGTTCATGCATGGCTATCGCTACACCGACCATGAATCCGCCGCCGCAGAGATTGCGCGGGAGATCGGGTTCACACAGGTCTCGGTCAGCCACGAAGTCAGCCCGCTGATGAAACTGGTGGGGCGTGGTGACACCACCGTGGTTGATGCCTATCTCAGCCCGATCCTGCGACGCTATGTCAATCAGGTGGCGCGGGAACTGGGTGATGTGCGCCTGCAATTCATGCAGTCCAATGGCGGCCTGACGGACGCCGGTCTGTTTCAGGGCAAGGACGCCATTCTGTCCGGCCCGGCCGGGGGCGTGGTCGGCATGGTCGAAACCGCAAAGATGGCCGGGTTCAACGAGATCATCGGCTTTGATATGGGCGGTACCTCTACCGATGTCAGCCATTTCGCCGGCGAACTGGAACGCAGCTTCGAGACGCTGGTTGCCGGTGTCCGCATGCGTGCCCCGATGATGCAGATTCATACTGTTGCTGCCGGTGGTGGCTCGATCCTGAATTTTGACGGCTCGCGCTTTCGCGTCGGCCCGGAATCCGCCGGGGCCAATCCGGGACCGGCCTGTTATCGCCGGGGCGGGCCACTGGCCGTCACCGACTGCAATGTCATGCTGGGCAAGATCCAGCCCGAGCATTTCCCGAAGGTCTTCGGCCCCGACGCCAAAAGCCCGCTGGATGCCGATGTGGTCGCCAGAAAATTCAACACACTGGCCGCCGAGATCAAGGCCGCCACAGGTGATGACTTCACGTCGGAACAGGTTGCCGAGGGCTTTCTGAAGATCGCCGTCGAGAACATGGCCAACGCGATCAAGAAAATCTCTGTCGAACGCGGCTATGATGTGACCGAATATGCGCTCTGCTGCTTTGGTGGCGCCGGTGGACAGCATGCCTGTCTGGTGGCGGATTCACTGGGCATGCGCACGGTCTATATCCATCCCTTTGCCGGGGTTCTCTCAGCCTATGGCATGGGACTGGCCGATGTACGTTCACTCCGCGAGGAAGCCGTCGAGGCAACACTGGATGGTGACGTTGCCGGTGATCTGGATGAACGCGCCGAACGGCTGGCCGCTGATGCCCTGCGTGAACTGTCCGATCAGGGGCTTGATGGTGATAATGTCTATGTGCTGAAACGCGCCCATGTGCGTTATGCCGGGACCGACACCGCAATCGAGGTGGATTACGGCTCACCCGCCGCCATGTCCGCTGCCTTCAACGAGGCGCATCGCCAGCGGTTTGGCTTCGTCATGGAAGACCGTGGCCTGCTGGTCGAGGCGCTGACCGTCGAAGCCGTCGGTGCCACCCAGTCTGTCGAAGACCCGGAACTGCCGGTCAATGCAACTGCGGGCGACATTCCGCAGCTTGGCCGCACCCGTCTGTGGACCGATGCCGCCTTCCATGATGCACCGATCTATGACCGCGCGGCCCTGAAGCCCGGCCATGCCGTCCCCGGACCGGCTGTCATCATCGAGCCGGTCGGAACCACCGTGGTGGAACCGGGCTGGCAGGCCGAAGTTACCAGCCGGGATCATCTTGTCCTGCGCCGGGTCGAGGTCAAAAAGCGCGAATTTGCCATCGGCACCGACGCCGATCCGGTGATGCTGGAAGTGTTCAACAACCTGTTCATGTCGATCGCCGAACAGATGGGCGCGACGCTGCAGAACACCGCCTATTCGGTCAATATCAAGGAACGGCTGGATTTCTCCTGCGCAATCTTTGATCCGGACGGCGATCTGGTCGCCAATGCCCCGCATATGCCGGTGCATCTCGGCTCCATGTCGGAATCCATCAAGACGGTGGTGCGTGAACGCGGCGGCTCGATGAATCCCGGCGATGTCTACGTGCTGAATGCCCCCTATAACGGCGGCACCCACCTGCCGGATGTCACCGTCATCACCCCGGTCTTTGACGAGGCCGGAAAGGATATCCTGCTCTATGTCGGCTCCCGCGGGCATCAGGCTGATATCGGGGGTATCACCCCCGGGTCGATGCCGCCTGATTCCACCAGCGTCGATGAAGAAGGCGTGCTGATCGATAACTTCCTGCTGGTCGACCGTGGCCATTTCCGGGAGACCGAACTGCGCGAACTGCTCGGCTCCGGCCCTTATCCCTGCCGTAATCCGGACCAGAACATTGCTGACCTGCGGGCTCAGATTGCCGCGAATGAAAAGGGTCTTCAGGAACTGGCAAAGATGGTCACGCATTTCGGACTTGGTGTCGTTCAGGCCTATATGAAGCATGTCCAGAACAACGCAGAAGAAGCGGTTCGCCGCGTCATCGGCCGGCTGCAGGACGGCCAATACACCTATCCGATGGACAACGGCGCGGTCATCGACACGAAGGTCACGATCAACCGGGAAGCCCGCACGGCCATCGTTGATTTCTCCGGCTCATCAAAACAGGTCGCGACCAATTTTAATGCCCCTTCGGCAGTGGCCAGGGCTGCCGTCCTCTATGTTTTCCGGACGCTGGTGGACGACGATATCCCGATGAATGAAGGCTGCCTGAAACCGATTGAAATCATCATCCCCGAAGGATCGATGATGAACCCGGTCTATCCGGCTGCCGTTGTCGCCGGTAATGTCGAGACCTCACAGGCGATCACCGATTGCCTGTTTGCCTCGCTTGGTGTCATGGGTGCCGCACAGGGAACCATGAACAACTTCACCTTCGGCAACGAGACCTATCAGTATTACGAGACGATCTGTGGCGGATCCGGCGCCGGTCCGGATTTCGACGGCACCACCGCCGTCCATACCCATATGACCAACTCCCGGCTTACCGATCCGGAAGTGCTGGAATGGCGCTTCCCGGTATTGCTGGAAGACTTCCGCATCAACCATGGCTCCGGCGGGGGTGGCCTGCACAAGGGCGGCGACGGCACTATCCGGCGACTGCGCTTCCTGCAGGCGATGAATGCCGCCGTACTGTCCAGCCACCGCATCGTCCCGCCCTATGGCATGGCCGGCGGCGAACCCGGCGCCCTTGGTGTGAACCGGGTCGAGCGTGCAGACGGGACAGTCGAGGACGTGCCGGGCTGTGCCAGTGTCGAGATGGCCCCCGGTGATGTCTTCATCATCCGAACCCCGGCCGGCGGCGGCTATGGTGTGACAAAACGGCAGGAGGCCGCGGAATGA